The following nucleotide sequence is from Cicer arietinum cultivar CDC Frontier isolate Library 1 chromosome 2, Cicar.CDCFrontier_v2.0, whole genome shotgun sequence.
TTAATGTAAGCATGTCAtaacatcttttttttaaacatgttttttttttttttttttagtttgattcATGCTTTATAGTCTTGGTTATACTAATTTTCCAGTTTGAGCTTGATTATACTTAAAATAGTGAAAGATAAATTAAAGGTAAGGAAATCAACAATTGATGTGTATCAAACCCTACTTTCTATCTGGATACAATTATTCTGTTTATCCATTGTATTGGTTGGAAACTATGTAGCACATACACTTCAAATTGAAGGCATGTTCGGTATCAGACGTTGACACATCACACAACACCAACACGTGTGGTTGCATTCAATCAAttctattttctcaaattattgtTAGTGTCGACCCGTCATTGTTGTGTCCTGTCTTGTGTCGGTTGTGTCCATGCATCTTGTCAACCAAGTCCACACTTAGTAAACTAGTTTCTATATGAATAGCATTAGAAAGTTTGTAAATTGATGATTCTGAAATATCATTAAGATTATTCACATGTATAGCTATTAGCTGCAAAGTAATCCCTTAAAGATATACTAATATACTATCCAATAGTGCAGTTATTTCCTTCCAAAGAATTCTCAGCCCGTCTCTTTTCTTCTACCGTGTGCATCAACATGTATTTTTGCAATATTATAAACCTTAACATATACTTTTGCATACTTAAAATGTTCTATGTGTTATATCTATGCATTTAATTTATTGCAGGATGAACTAGAAATTACTTCTAGGCTGTTAGGAAGGAAAGGAGGTTATTCTGGAACAATTGTTCTCGTAAAAAATAAAGCTACTGGAGAATTGATAGCAGAAGGCCGGCATTCGCTATTTGGTAGACATAATAGCAAAATGTAATTCTTTATTATATGGTATATGTACATAAGTATATGCAAAAATATCAgggttttctttttgaaacagATTTGGGTATCTGTCATTAGCTGCATAAGTACTTGGTGATaacataatttgatattttgcaCCTCAACAAgtgaaaacaaataaagaaatgaAATTCCAGCTGCGATGATGGTGGGTTTAATGTATATTtggattcatttttttaaagatttattttagaagtataaaattgatttgattttgacaTTTGTTGTTCTCAAGAGAATTGCTTTTTACTCTAGTATTGATTATAGTTCAAATATTAAAACATGAATTTATTCTAACATTCATTTTACAATTAATtcacatttaattaaaatcaaattttgtcaTTGCGTTAACTAACACACTCAATTAGTTTACGTGGGCATAAACATGCTTATCATATGATTCTCTATTGCTTCCTGAGATTTCAAGTTTCTGTTAGGTTTAATTTGAGGAGAGAAGGATACAGTTCTTTATTTGTCATGCAGGTTGATTATCTAATGATAAATGAAAATGACATCACAGTTCACACGAGctgtttgaattatatttgtatACATTGTATTCCATGCTTGAGCTGAGCttaacaaaagaagaaaatttcAATCCTTGAAATTAGGTTGGAAAGGGTAGGGATGGATTTTTAGTGCAAAACACTgggtttttataatttttatttcatattcaaATGTTTAACAAAACAttagtgtattttttattttattttaccaatttttCTTTAACAATTTATATTGAATGAACCTTCATATTCAAAGATTAAATGTGATTTAAAAGctaaattaaaaacttattttatgatatgACTTTTAAATGAAAATCTTAAGTCTATGCTTTAACTAAGACAACTACTACAGATTTGAGATGACAAAGTGTTTTTTTTCAAAGCTGATATGTGCAAGAAAATAGGATCTAGATCATTGATATTTTCAAGGTCGAGAAAATCACAATGACGACTAACTTAGTATTTGGGATAATGTGTCGAAGTATGTCTGTTCTTTCTTGCCAAGTGGTCATGTAACTTGAGTTGGACTCCTTGCACTTGTCTCAAACCCAACCCAAATTTAGGTGTGTGGTCTTGACCAAATATTCTTGTACCTACTAATGATTGGGATGGTACATAATAGGGACGTGTGCATGCCATGGCCGTGCCTCATGAGATCGACCAAGGCTAACCCCACTACTATTCAGTTGATTATCTTCCCTGTTGACTAATGTCCTTAGGTTGATCAAGTGGTCCAATAGATTGGTACCAAACACAACCCCTAAGCGTCAATGCCGAAGGACGTATGTGCTTAAGACGACTGAGTTGTCCACAGCGTTGTCGAATTGCGACCATGGCAGATATTGGTGGCGGAAATTGTGCATACCGCCCTACAAAGTTCATGACGTGGCAGGTTTCACATGGAGGGGCCATGGCAGCACGACGGGAAATGGCAGAAAATGTGGCGAACTTGATGAGAAGGCTCTGTATTTTTTAGGCATTGTATTTTAGTCACTGAATTTGGTCACTGTTTTCAAACTTCATATCTATTTTAGACACTGTACTTTTTTCTTTAAACATTTTCATATCTTTTATTATTGGTTGTCTAACAGGTTGGTACCGAACACAGCTCCCAAACGTCAGGGCCCAAGTACGTAAGCACTTATGATGACTGAGTGGTCCAACAGATTGATCCAAAACATGAGCAAAAGTTTTATATACCATTAGAAATTGGGGGATGAATTTTATATGAAACTAGTGAAGATCTCGAGCATGATTGTGAGAATGTGAAGGAAAAATGCATAAGATTAGAGGTGTGGTAGATTGGGATCTGCAAAATATACGGTAAACTCGACgatattgataaattaaacttcactttataaaaaaaattaaatcaattaaatgattataaattgaccgatatatttaaaacaaatcaaTTAACTAAACTTAAAAACcagttttcaaaatttgtttttctcgaaagtatataaaaacttttgttttgaaaaagatggaaaattttttaaacattttttccttgaaaatcttttgaataaaattcGAAACCTTTTTTTattggaaattttttttttgaaaaaaatgtaaaaagaatatcaaatttcttttctcaaaataatcgaaattttatttatttttctcaaaaaaaaaaaaatcaaaaacctttttttcgataaaatcaaatttttgtcaaaagaatttcaaaattcttttcctAAAGAAAtagttcaaaatcaaaatcgattttaactaaaaacttgttcaaaatattaaattggttTATAATTATAAACCAAATTTAGAATTGAACTGAATTATTCGAAAggaattttcaaaaactaaacaaaattattaatatagtcCAATTCAATTCAGTTTTTGTAACTCAATGGAAGAAACTCAATTTTCACCTCCCCTCCCCTAATCGTAGAAACTCAATTTTCATCTCCATTTTCAGATTGTAGTGGAACTATGTATTaaagtataaaattttaatgcCTTACAACATGGCAACATACCAACAATACCAAAGATATATATACTTCCATTTCCCCATAGACAATTTTCCAATAAATGTTTTTATGTTCTTCAAGAAtatacaacaaaaaaacaaaatataacctATCCAATTAAAACAACGTTTGAGAGActacatataaaatttaaaattaatgtaaCCAATACTAGCCATTACCAGCTACCAAAAGGTGATTAAAGTTCAGTAAAAAGAGCATAACAACGAAGTGGATGGGGATTGGGGAAAATAAACAAAACCCAGTGTGTGTAATCAGTTTCATCGCTATCTTCCATACAAACAGCGGGAACTGCATGTTTGAATGGAGAACGATGCTGACGCCTATGTCGGCAGAACTTGGTCACACATGGAGCTCTTCTAACCTGATCAAGACAATCTTCACAAATGCAGAAGAGTAATCTAATGGCTGCAAAGTAATATAATAAACCAGAATTTGAGATCCTATCCTACTTAAAAGGGTcaaggactaaaataaaaataaactatgaGAAATTTTCTACTGCAGGTAAACTTCCCTTGACACATAGTGTACTACTACTATATCTTCAGATGGCTCATGCATGAATCCACCCTGCTATAAAATTCCTGCACCCTGCATTGAGTGAAAAATTTATGCAGTTTTTCTATACTTGACATTATATTTTGAGACAGTACACATTTAGTTTTGCTTAATTTTGACTTATTTATTCATGTAGCAAAAACAGTTTATAAGGAATAGCTGTATTATCACAAAACAAACTACTCCAAATACATAAACAAGCTTGGGTAAATGGCTAATGTGCTTTTGATCTTTACACACAAAGAAACAATCATCCTCTTGACAATGATATGTTGTACTGTTGCACTCCCATTGCTTAAAGGTGCACAAATGAAGCCAAATTCAATAATGGAAGATGCAATATCAGATACAAAATTCACATAAATAATACCCCAACATCAAAAAACAACAAACTGATTAGTCTTTTCAATATACTACCATGATTTATTGAAGAGATGACATTCTATATTTACCACTACAAATGAAGTGTTTTTCCCCCAACATGGGAGAAATCAATCAAATGCACTCATTCTACTTCAAATCCCTTTTCCTGAAGCTCAGCAATAACTTCATTCCTCATCCTAAACCAAAGCTTCTGAGCCTCCTGCTCAAACTTCTTATTCTTAAGCTCCTTCTTATAATCACTTTCATCCATATCATTCTCCGCCATCCCTTTAGGTCCAATAGTTGTTCCAATCATTCCACCCCTTTTAACAAACTCCTCCATAGCTTCTTCGTCTCCAGGCCACGGAAACTCACGCCGCTCGTACAAATGAGCCATCTCCCTCTCTTCCTTTGGCATCGGCTTCAGCGTCCACCAGCCCAACGGCGATGTCTCATTGTATAACCAAGCTGCACCCATCACTGCATAGGTGCATATCAAAGCCTTCCCAATTTGTTTCCAGAAGTAGTAGTTATTTGGTCCTAGACCTATTTTCTTCAGAAAATATTGGGCATGTTGTAAACCTGCATTAAGATGCAGCAAAAGTTCAATAAAAAGTTGAAGATTGTTGTatcaaacatttcatcaaacacctagTGTGCAAGGTTGGATTATGTGAAAATAAGTGTTAAAGGTTTAACTTTAAACACATAACTATATGACGTGAATGGTTGTGTTAATTTTGTGGGTAGTTAGAAAGGTACCTGTTTTGGGTTCCGGTGTTCCGAAGCGTTTACGAGGCATCGGAAATGTGAAGTGAGATTCCGATGAATATGGAATTGAATGATGATGGTGTTtctgtttgtgttttttttttggtcGATAATGGTTCGCGTGTTAGTATTGGAGTTTGGGTTTACTATATTCGTTCTGTTGTGGGCCAGTATTGGCccaaatctaattaaataattgaaaattgttGATCATACCCTAGAGTTTGTATTGTACCCCTACAGTTACTTGTAGAATGGCAACAATATCCTTTAAAACTTAAATGCGTGTAACACTTTAATTGCTATGCAATATTATTGTAAAATGTTTTATACTTTCACACAATCACAATTATTCaatcattatttttcttttaaatcatAATATCATATATACCTCTTCAATTATACCGGAAACAATcacttttaacattttttttaaagaagggtaaaacaacttttttttttctttcaaaaaagcaaaagaaaacaaacaaccataaaatttaaatgaagttGTCTAGATCAcaacaaattttgtttttacaagACACAATgaaaaatttgtataaaaaaacttaaatttaaattttttgttgtgttttacAAAACTTTAGTTTTTCGAAACACATTTGTAATCTGAAAATCTTAGATTGAACTTTTCCAAACACATTgatgtttcaataatttttaaactgAGTATTTCAAAAAACACTTGTGTTtttgaaaacttaaaatttttatttgactCGAGGTCCAAACACATGTTAGTTTGTATACCATGTGTTCCGACCTCAAGTCGCATTTCTATATCTATTGTTTTCCTTAATAAAAGATGTCTCGATAGATATTGGTGTACTGGAACAATAGTCCCGATTTTAGATTAAGTGATTAAAGGTTATGTTAGTCCTCATGTGTGGCTTAGACCTTCGTTTCTTGCAGAATGCACCAATAATTTGATCTGGACTTAAGATGGTGCATCAATGTTCTTATTTAAGGTCATATTTCCGAGGTATTATCCTATTTAGGTCTTGTGGGGAAACCCTCCCAATTTTGTCCTTAGTAAAAGGTATTTTGGTTGATAGTGAAGTGTGAATGTTCTGTAAAAACTATCCTTAGCTTAGATTCCTAAACAATGTGAGACTTTTGAGTATAAAATATTCGTATCTGATGTTCACgctcaacatatattctaactCATACTCAAATATGCCACTTTTCTTTTATATAGTTTTATAGAGCTCTATCTCTTATCATTGTGAGACTTGAGTTTTTTCCAATAGCATACCAAAACGATTTTACTCTAAGCACATctaaaaatgttaaaacaataATTGAATATAAGTTAAACCATGTTAATATAAGTGAAACTAAACATGCATCAATCTTACTTAATTTGAATATAAGTTCAACCATGTTAATCAGAAATATCCATGTGCATGTTTAAAAAATGAAGCAAGATTTACAAGAAGTAATAATGAAGTCTTTATACATTGATTTTGACAATAGTACATGATGTAATACAAGGTAGAAAACAATACCTAGTAAGAAAACTTATTATGTGCAGTGTACTTCAAATAACCCATCTTATTGCAAACACTGGAAAATTACGCAAGTGCATAAAAATATCGAAGTGACActgtaattttgttaaaattctaaaatataaattataacaaaatgaCAGTGACATAGTGTGATTCTGCCAAATTCACTGTCAATTCGAATATATATATtgaactcaaatttcaaaggaGAGTTCCAACCggttttttatatgtataaaacCTTGAAACAACAAGAAATGCAACAAAGTTCACTACACTCAACCCTGCCAAAAGCCAGAAAAAACAATCAAGCCTACCATAGTTTAAATTATCAGGCAACCAACCAGGACCACCATTCAAAGTAGTAACCTTAGTCACAACAGTCACAAGCAAAGAACTCAAGTACTGTCCAAGTGCAACAGTAAGCAACGATAAAGCAGAACACAAACTCCTCATTGCATCAGGTGCTTGTTCATAGAAGAATTCCAATTGACCAATGAATGTAAAAACTTCAGCACAACCTATGATAAAATAAGGTGGAACTTGCCAAAATATTGACATAGGAACTTCCTTAAAATCATAGTAATTGTGTCTTTTCACCATTTTAAGTCTAAAATACTCCAATGTTAATGCATATAGCATTGAAAATATTGATATGAAGAGACCTATTCCCATTCTTTGAAGCTGAGTTAGTCCATTTTTGTGGCCACTAAATTTTCTAGCTATTGGAACAATGATTCTATCATAGATTGGGACCCAAAAGATGACACTAAGTGTATCAAAGATTGAAAGAGAAGCTGGTGGGATTTGAAAGTTGGAGTTTCCTATGTGAGTGTTCATGGTTTCTCCTTGGAGTACAAAGTAGTTGCTCATTTGACCATAGACTGTTGCAAATATGATGCCTGTTGCCCATATTGGAAGTAATCTTATGATTGCTTTTAGCTCTTCTACTTGTGTTATAGGGCAAAGTCTCCATGGGTTTGTTGAGTCCTTTGCATTGTCTGGATTTTCTAGGACTGCTGCTTTGTCAAAAAATCTGTTTGTCACAAGTAGAAAGTGTGAATATAAAGTAGACAATGCAATAGTATATTGTCTTTTGTTACTCAAATAAGCGTAGGTCTAGTAGGTTAAAAGatacattttatataattgttttatGATTTGTGTTAGATAATGAAACTTGATAGGGTGTGGAAGTGTCATATCTAGTTTACGGTGGACCAATGTCTAAAAATCGCTCAAGACTTCAACAAAGACAAAGATCACCGCTTTTAAGTAGAAGTTTAGATCCTCCATGCCCTTATGGTTGAGACAATGACCTAGCCCATTTGATTCAATAAATACAAGAGAAAACAAATATAAGTTGAATTTAAGGtgccaattttttttctttgtttttgccAAACCAACACCGATTGGGTCACCGTCTCAGTCGTGAGGACAAAATACCATGAGTTTCTATTTACTAGTGCAACACTTATCTTTATTAAAGTCTCAGATGTGCGGACAAGATACCATGAGTTTCTATATACTTAatatccttttatttatttaatcccACATTGACAATGGATTAAGTAAAGAGAATGTGAATGTAGATACTCATGTATTTAATGGTTCAGGTTTTGAGTCAAAATATGATGTAAGTTCATTTTTATGGTCTCTCACTTCAACTCATTGATTAGATCTCCTTCCGATTCATTCTATGAGTCCCGTCCCGTCTTACACAAGTTCTACTAAATAAGATATGATGTAAGTTCATTTTTGTGGTCTCTCACTTCAACTCGTTGATTAGATCTTCTTCAGATTCATTCTATGATCCCCTTCTCTTCTTACACAAATTCTACTAAATAATTAACACGAGTCCACTATTTATTATTAGGATAGACATGCTATTTTATCTAATAAGAAATTGATGAAATAATTTGcataaatttttcaatttttttaaacagaCGATAAATTAATTGTTTACGTTAATTTACCTTAATCCATTTGAGCGCTCAAGCTTCCGGCTTCCTTGGATAGAAGACACTGTCTCATCTGTTTCATACAAGAGAGACTTATCATCAGGCACTTCAACATTGTACTTTCTTACAGATGCCACTATCACCTGACAAATGCGCGTGACGGGACTACCTCCCGGCTTCTGATTCCGATACAACCTTGTGCCTGAAAAGAAACTTACCACGGCAATNNNNNNNNNNNNNNNNNNNNNNNNNNNNNNNNNNNNNNNNNNNNNNNNNNNNNNNNNNNNNNNNNNNNNNNNNNNNNNNNNNNNNNNNNNNNNNNNNNNNNNNNNNNNNNNNNNNNNNNNNNNNNNNNNNNNNNNNNNNNNNNNNNNNNNNNNNNNNNNNNNNNNNNNNNNNNNNNNNNNNNNNNNNNNNNNNNNNNNNNNNNNNNNNNNNNNNNNNNNNNNNNNNNNNNNNNNNNNNNNNNNNNNAGCAGGAATCCCAAATCCCAATCCCCAACTCACATTGTCTTGTATCCATACCAATAAAGAAGCAGCAATAAGAGCACCAATATTGATTGAAAAGTAAAACCAATTGAAGAAAGAGCTCTTGTGTTCCTTCTCAACTTCATCAGCATCATCAAATTGATCAGCTCCAAATGATGAGACACATGGCTTGATTCCACCAGTGCCAAGAGCTATAAGGTAAAGAGCTACAAAACACACTGCACTTTGTTCATGAGTAGCATGGCAATCATCTTTTGCATAGCAGGTTGGTTTTAGGCCAGAAACTGATGCAGATAATGTCAAGAGTGTCATTCCCTATTAAGGAAGTGAAAAGTTTTTTCAGATATTATGAATCAGGAAGATAAAACTTGATTAAAGTGCTGAGTTTCGATTGACTTATAAACTGCTTATCTGAACTTATCTACTAACATAAGTACTTTGCAGGATGTTTGGCAGagcttatgaaaatagtttttgatattcataaactattttatcTAATTGCATTAAACTTTCTAAGATAACTTATAAAAACAGCTTATAGTTTGTACGAACGATGTTTTCTTTTTGTCTATAGatatagtttatatataaaCACTTACATGATAAGCGCTTCTCCTCTTAGAGATTGattaagttgtttatctaaAGAGATGCAAAATTAGTTTGTAGAAATGATTGTTGATTGTCTAATCAAcgaaacaatatttttctttcttccaaGCGAGCCTAATTGGCACACGATAAGGTTGCTACATTGTGACCTGGAAGTCATGGGTTCAAATCCTAAAAATAGTCTCTTGGAGTAAGACTGCGTACATCTACTCTCCCCAAACTCTACCTGATGGAAGAAGCCTTGTGCATTAGGCCACCCCTACTATTGAAGCTtcaaatttttctaaataaagtaAAGATTAAAAGAACAATACTCACAATAACATAAACTATTGAAAAGCAAAAAATGGTCCAAAATCTTCCAAGATAGGCATCGGCCACAAAAGCTCCTATCAATGGAGTGATGTAGCATGTTCCACCCCAATCAGCAGCATTCTTGGAAGCTGTAGCACTGTGTTGATGCAGTTGATACTTAAAGTACCGCACTAGATTTGTGCTCATTCCATAGAAAGCCAATCTCTCACAACATTCATTTCCTGTGAATTCAATAAGTATTTACTAATTAATAATACCTTAGTACATAAAACATAGAGTTGAAGTATCATAGTTTTAAATTACAATTGCAATCACAATTACGGTTATGCTACGAAGTCGAAATGCGAACTATATTATTGCTATAAAATACACGTAAATGCAATCAATATAGCCGCATTGCAATTGTGATGTCGTTGCACACTATGAAATACAAATACTGATATGAACACCAGACATGATactgataataatttgagaacataaattaattgaatgtaattatgaTGTCGATGCTGGACATAGACACGTATCAGACACAGGGACATGTCTTTGATCAGAGGTGTCGGTTCTATGGAGGTTGTACATGCCACTGAAACCGTTTTATTGCATCCACAATTGTGGTTACGGAttgcaatttaaaattatgtgaAGAATAATGATACAATAGTTACCTAAAATAAAGGGGCATGCTCTCCATGTTCCAGTTTTCCTTTTGTTAGCTGGATTACCAAGGTAATCTACTGTTCCATCTTTTGTGCAAACATCATCCTCAGCCATTGCAACAAAGGAAGCTAagaaattaatgaaattaaatttggtCACTGTTTTGACTAATGCATGCAACTAAGCAAGTAATCAAGGTCAATTATATAGGACCTCAAAATTTCTATTACAGAaaattagaattattaattaaattaaaattcagaTTGAATTGCAAGACtgaattttttgttaaattacagATCACTTTGAGATGGATGAGGTTGAAGCCTGGAGGTGTCACCCAAAAGCAGAGCAGGTCTTAGATTCTAACTTCAAATCATGCATGTTATAATGTTTGgctaaaattttagaaaaaataattgtgtATTGGTGTGAGACAAGGATGACGTTGTGTTCAAGGATTTTGCCACTGcttatcatatttatataattaaccAAAGTTTCAGAACAAAATTAAACTCTTTGCAAAACAATAACAACGCCAAGAACAATTTTAAATGAACAGTCTTGTAATAAATatagaatgtaaataaagatatatgtaataaagatataaataattatatatgggGCCTGGTGATACTAATGTGTCTATATGAGCACATATGTCCCCTCAATTTTACAGGTAATTTTTCGAGTTTATATattcataattcaaatttttatccTACTTATTATGATTTATAGGGTCTGAGTCAAATTGTCATATTTAGTATAGAGTGCaatgataaattattaattcttaaataaaatataaaaaaaataagttgtggACCACTATTTATATGAAACTCTAATACCATACTTTTTGAAAAAGTAAGTTAATGTTCTTCATAGTTTTTATAGTTGAGACAATGATTCGATCGATATCAATTCGATAAAAAGATGAAAAACGAATATGAAAAATGAATATGtctttaaaaattcaatttgtttaATCAACATCAATTAGATCACTATCTCaaacaaaaaagttaaaagaGTCGTTAACTTATACTTATGAAGAGTGTCGTCGACTATCATTAAAATTTCAGATAAGTTTTAAACAATGATCCATGATAGACCATATATAAACTTTAGAAATTCAAATTAACCATTTACCTCTGTCAAATATATCATTGAAATAACAAACAGCAGAACACTTCCAGGACAATTTCATTATCTTACTGGATATATAAAACCACCAACaacataaaaatttcattttatcttATTATCTAATTCCCATGACAATTTTAGTAAAGAAAAATACAAGCAAACCTAATAATAGTATAGAAGCTCATCCAAACCGTATCTTTCAGTTTTTCCGGCttatatatttcatatattttatgaCGCAAAAAACGTCTTAACTAATATATACTACATGtcacaacaaaatttataattaattagattaatGTTTGTTTGCTCTATTAGTGGCCTTAAACATTTTGCCATTACGATAcaaactattttatatattatatatatttacaaaattggaTTCTATCACATTCTTCAAATCATATTCGTAGAAGGCTTAGAAAACAAGGGAATTAAAACAATTAtcaaatgaatattaaattGAGTATTACCACATTAGCTTTGTTGCTATTGTTATTAGCTTCCAATGTCACAGCTCAACCTGGCGTTttcaatataagaaaatatggTGCACCTAATGGAGATATAACCAATGTAAGATCATATTCTAACAGCTAAAAATTAACATGGTTGAttactttttattataaaaattgtcataaaaaatatttataatttttttatttaagaaacaagagaaattatcattaattaaaggcatagtaattataatttaaaagtatcTTCGAGGACATTCAAACTTTttgatttgtaatttttgttgttaagGCTTTGAAAAATGCTTGGAAAGAAGCATGTGAATCAAGAAGTAGAAGCAAAGTTGTGGTTCCTAGTGGTAGATACAAGTTGCAACAAATAGATCTTGAAGGACCATGCAAGGCTCCTATTGAGGTTAAGGTGAATGGGATAATTCAAGCACCAAAAAACCCTTTCCACCTTAATGGACAAGATCAATGGATTAGATTTcaatatattaatttctttACCTTATCCGGTAAGGGAACTTTTGATGGTCAAGGTGAAATGGCTTGGAAGCAAAATGATTGTGGGAGAAATACCAATTGCAAAAGGCTTGCCATGGTAAGAAAAGTACTCAtttccaaaataataataaataacaatatctcatgttaaaatttattttatttattttaaagaccTAGTTTAATTGACCAATACTGATATCATTAAGTTTAATATCATAATTGTGTGTGAGTTTTTTC
It contains:
- the LOC101493698 gene encoding uncharacterized protein, coding for MPRKRFGTPEPKTGLQHAQYFLKKIGLGPNNYYFWKQIGKALICTYAVMGAAWLYNETSPLGWWTLKPMPKEEREMAHLYERREFPWPGDEEAMEEFVKRGGMIGTTIGPKGMAENDMDESDYKKELKNKKFEQEAQKLWFRMRNEVIAELQEKGFEVE
- the LOC101489039 gene encoding protein NRT1/ PTR FAMILY 8.1-like; this translates as MAEDDVCTKDGTVDYLGNPANKRKTGTWRACPFILGNECCERLAFYGMSTNLVRYFKYQLHQHSATASKNAADWGGTCYITPLIGAFVADAYLGRFWTIFCFSIVYVIGMTLLTLSASVSGLKPTCYAKDDCHATHEQSAVCFVALYLIALGTGGIKPCVSSFGADQFDDADEVEKEHKSSFFNWFYFSINIGALIAASLLVWIQDNVSWGLGFGIPAXXXXIAVVSFFSGTRLYRNQKPGGSPVTRICQVIVASVRKYNVEVPDDKSLLYETDETVSSIQGSRKLERSNGLRFFDKAAVLENPDNAKDSTNPWRLCPITQVEELKAIIRLLPIWATGIIFATVYGQMSNYFVLQGETMNTHIGNSNFQIPPASLSIFDTLSVIFWVPIYDRIIVPIARKFSGHKNGLTQLQRMGIGLFISIFSMLYALTLEYFRLKMVKRHNYYDFKEVPMSIFWQVPPYFIIGCAEVFTFIGQLEFFYEQAPDAMRSLCSALSLLTVALGQYLSSLLVTVVTKVTTLNGGPGWLPDNLNYGRLDCFFWLLAGLSVVNFVAFLVVSRFYTYKKPVGTLL